The Candidatus Koribacter versatilis Ellin345 genome has a segment encoding these proteins:
- a CDS encoding carboxypeptidase-like regulatory domain-containing protein, producing the protein MKTLLVGLMLMAGCASVWAQSDVVEVKQVQHLRGINGIVRDAKGQPLPGALIALRLQGSSTVMATTSSHLDGHFVMRLLAPGLYDMDVREAGFKKALYHLKVDDQGTKELLIVTMQAAK; encoded by the coding sequence ATGAAGACTTTATTGGTTGGGCTGATGTTAATGGCTGGTTGCGCGAGCGTTTGGGCGCAATCGGATGTGGTGGAAGTAAAGCAAGTGCAGCACCTCCGCGGGATCAACGGCATTGTGCGCGATGCGAAGGGGCAACCGTTGCCCGGTGCGCTAATCGCGTTGCGGTTGCAAGGATCGTCAACGGTGATGGCGACGACTTCGAGTCATCTGGATGGGCACTTCGTGATGAGGCTGCTCGCGCCGGGACTGTATGACATGGATGTCCGGGAAGCGGGCTTCAAGAAGGCGTTGTATCACCTGAAGGTCGATGACCAGGGAACGAAAGAGCTGTTGATTGTGACGATGCAGGCGGCCAAGTGA
- a CDS encoding carboxypeptidase-like regulatory domain-containing protein, whose amino-acid sequence MNRQVAALCVLFLTLLVPAFAEEQLAVHVNEMRVPQILGVVQNHKGEPVTGVTVEVIRRENGHTVGEAKTDAQGRFAFPAVKNGRFNIKVHHNGIADFYHVRVTEEHASPELVLKYK is encoded by the coding sequence ATGAACCGCCAAGTCGCTGCGCTGTGTGTTCTCTTCTTAACTCTTCTTGTTCCGGCATTCGCCGAGGAGCAACTCGCGGTGCATGTGAACGAGATGCGCGTTCCACAGATTCTTGGCGTGGTCCAGAACCACAAGGGCGAACCGGTGACGGGCGTCACCGTGGAAGTGATTCGCCGCGAGAACGGGCACACCGTGGGCGAAGCGAAGACCGATGCGCAGGGGAGATTTGCCTTTCCGGCAGTGAAGAACGGTCGCTTCAACATCAAGGTGCATCACAACGGTATCGCCGATTTTTATCATGTGCGGGTGACCGAAGAGCACGCGTCGCCGGAACTGGTGCTGAAGTACAAATGA
- a CDS encoding TIGR01777 family oxidoreductase — protein MNVFVTGSTGLIGRAVSARLRSEGHTVTPLVRGTPKAREVQWSPGKTLDPAVLASADAVIHLAGKNVATRWTPEEKKELYESRVAGTKTISDAVAEAFRRTGKPTVLISASAIGYYGNRGDEVLTEESAPGSGFLHDICVAWEGAAQSAKDAGVRVVHPRIGVVLSKDGGALAQMLPIFKLGAGGRLSGGRQWWSWISIHDIVGAMMFALNNVQVSGPVNFTGPYPVTNAAFTKVLGMVLHRPTLFPVPRFALHIAMGKEAAEETALGSLRVLPKRLLDYGYQFQHADLREALHNVVN, from the coding sequence ATGAACGTTTTTGTAACGGGTTCTACGGGGTTGATTGGACGGGCGGTAAGCGCGCGGCTGCGGAGTGAGGGTCATACGGTTACGCCGTTGGTGCGCGGAACACCGAAGGCCCGCGAGGTGCAATGGTCGCCGGGAAAAACTCTGGATCCGGCGGTGCTGGCAAGTGCGGATGCAGTGATTCATCTCGCGGGCAAGAACGTCGCTACGAGGTGGACTCCAGAGGAGAAGAAAGAACTCTATGAGAGCCGTGTGGCGGGAACGAAGACGATCAGCGATGCGGTGGCGGAGGCGTTTCGCCGGACAGGAAAGCCGACGGTGCTGATTTCAGCGTCGGCGATTGGGTATTACGGAAACCGCGGCGACGAGGTGCTGACCGAAGAGAGCGCGCCGGGCTCGGGATTTCTGCATGATATCTGCGTGGCATGGGAAGGCGCGGCACAATCGGCGAAAGATGCAGGTGTACGCGTGGTGCATCCGCGGATTGGCGTGGTGCTGAGCAAAGATGGCGGAGCGCTGGCGCAGATGTTACCGATCTTCAAACTTGGTGCTGGTGGAAGACTTAGCGGTGGACGGCAGTGGTGGAGCTGGATTTCGATCCACGACATTGTGGGCGCGATGATGTTTGCACTGAACAACGTGCAGGTGAGCGGACCGGTGAATTTTACGGGGCCGTATCCGGTGACCAATGCTGCGTTCACGAAGGTTTTGGGTATGGTGCTGCATCGGCCAACATTGTTTCCCGTGCCGCGGTTTGCGCTGCACATTGCGATGGGGAAGGAAGCGGCGGAAGAGACGGCGCTGGGGTCGTTGCGTGTGTTGCCGAAACGCTTGCTGGATTACGGCTACCAATTTCAACATGCAGATTTGCGCGAAGCGTTGCACAATGTGGTGAACTGA